The Methanocella arvoryzae MRE50 DNA window TCATAGTAAATGCTGCATACAAAGTTCATGAACGGTGGGGACCAGGCCTTCTTGAGCACTTCTACCAGATAGCGCTAATGAGGGAAATATCAAAAGCTGGGCTGGAAGTAAAATCTGAGGTATATCTACCTATCATACTGGATGATCTTGTTATTGAAAATGCATATCGACTTGATTTACTTGTTGAGAACGAGATAATAATTGAAATAAAAACTGTTGAAAAACTATCGGTTGTACACTATAAACAAATACGAACATATATGAAATTATTTAACAGTCGATTAGGGTATCTGATAAACTTTAACACTGAACTCATCAGAAAAGGAATCAATAGGGAAATATTATCAAAACCCAGTGAGCAGACAACATCTCCCGGAAGACAGGAACCCTGATACTCTGATCACAAAGCCCTTGGCGTTCCATGAAAAATTGGCTCTTGGCGGGCTTGGCTCCTTGGCGCTCTTGGCGGTATTTTCGACCTATACAGGGCCAACTTTTAATTTTTCATAGCCTTCACCTGAATATTCCATTTTCATAGGGCGAGCGCTTGGCGGTATTTTCGACTCACACAGGGCTAACTTTCGATCTTATCCCCATCTCGGGCAATACATCTTATACGGGCAATTCCCGGTATATCCGACCTGTCCGCACTCCTCAATTACTTCGAACCCGTGTTCGTAGTCGTAAGCAATGTTATTCGCCATCTGTACGAACCACTGTCTGACCTTCTCGATCTCGATAGCTTTGCAGTTGCTTCCCACGCTCTTCATGGTGCCGTCGTCGCATAGCTCGAAGGTCCGGGGCTTTTCTTCCTCCAGCAGCTCTAAAGTCGCCCGCTTTGGTGTCAGCCTTTTTTCCCGCAGCGCCGGGTCTCTCTGGAGCGCCAGCATGTACATGGTGATCTGCCGCTCCCGGTCTTCGGTGCCGGGCTCCCGGCCGGTTTTGTAGTCGATGATCTCTGCGTCGCCGTTTTCGCTCAGCTGATCGACTCTGTCGATCTTTCCGGTGAACTGGAAACCGTCCATGGTGAAGTTGAAGAACTGCTCGACTCCGACGCTGCGCCTGATGGTGTCTTTGTTCCTGGCCCAGAAGACGTCGAAAATCCTCTTCGCCTTGTCTTTGTCCACGCCGGCAAAGTCGGGCAGCAGCGAGGTTTTTTCAGCGATCGCATCCAGTTCCTCTCTGGTCGAGATCTGCTGTTTTACCGCAAGCTCGAGGGTTTTGTGGATGTAGTTGCCGAAGCTCAGGGGGCTTTCGCCTTCGCTGTCTTTTGTCCTGGATGGTATGTTCAGCAGGTACTGTAGCTCGTACTTCTTCGGGCACTCTTCGTAAGTCTTGAGTCCCGAGTAGGACAGCCTGACCTCTTTCGGGTCGAACTGCATGCCCCGGGGGATGCCTGCGTCGAGTTCTGCACGGATCACTGCCGCCTCTTCTCCGGCCATCGCCGCCTGGGGGCAGTTGATCGCGATGGGGCGGCCGCAGAGGTGCTGGTATAACAATAAGTTGTACAGTGCCAGGTCGGGCTCGGAGTCGATGGTGGAGAGAATCTGGCGCTTGATCTCGTTCTTCTTCCGGTCGAGATCGCTGTCCCTGGTGGCTACTGCTGCCTTTTCCTCCGCGTCCTCGACAAGTTCCATGTCCGGGTGCAGTTCGCCGCTATTGTAGCAGGCTTCTGCAATAAACATGGACGGCGGTCTTTCGCTCTCGCCGTAGCTGGCGGGGTAGCAGAGGTAGAGCCGGTCTTTCGCCCGGGTGAAGGCGACGTAGGCGAGCCTGCGCTCTTCTTTGAGCTTGAAGTCCTGCTTTCTCTTTTTCAGCGCCTCCTCGATCTCGGCTTCCGGCAGGCTGAACACGTCTGCGTATCGATCGTTTAGCTGATCGGGCACCAGCGGCTCTCTGCCTCCTCTGGACAGGGGGAACTTATCCTTAGCCAGATCTACGACAAAGACGTGGCTGTATTCGAGGCCTTTGGCGCCGTGGCAGGTCTTGAGCACCACGCCACCTGCCTTTTCTTGCCGGGGCAGCTCCCCGTCGTCGCCGATCTCGTCGAGTAGCTCCACGTACTCGATGAACCCCTGCAAATCAGTTCCATAAAGGTCCTGAAAACCGGTGACTATGTCGTGCAGGGCTTTGAGGTTCAGGAGCGATGTCTTGCTCTCGCTGCTGTTGTCGTGGGTGAACTCTCTTGAAAGGCCGGACAGCTCGTAGATGTCGAGCAGCAGATCGGGCAGTTCCTTGTTGGTCGAAGCCCGGAGTTCCATTATCCTGTCGACGAGGTGGCGGATCTTCACCCGGCCTTCTTCGGACAGCCCTCTCGGCAGGCTGCCGGTGAGCACGCCCTGGATGCTGTCCCGCTTTGCGGCGGCCGAAAGCAGGTGTACGTCTCGGATCGATACCCCGTACCGGTACTGGAGCAGCTTATACCAGAGCTGATCCGCCCCGTGCCGGGGCATCTCGAGGCTGGCGAGCACGTATAAATAGGCTAACGCCGTCCGGATTTCCGGGCGCTTCAGGAAGCCCGTGGTGGTCGAGACCTGGTAGGGTATGGCCCGCTGCTTTAGCGCCGCCTCTATGGGCCGCAGCGAGGAGTACGAGCGGAAGAGTACCGCGATCTCCTCGGGGGCCACGCCTTCCGCCAGCAGTCGGTCGATCTCCTCCACGATGCGGCGGGCCTGCTCGTTCTGGTTCAGGGTTTTAAGGAGCATGACCCGGGTGCCTTCCCTGTGATCGAAGGCCTGCAGGAGCCTGGCGTCATCTGCCTTCT harbors:
- a CDS encoding ATP-dependent helicase, producing MDFFSWFESTTGKPLNDRQKDAVRCDTGAVLVSAGAGTGKTTMITAKAAYLIKEKSLKPERLLMLTFSRDAAAHMKEEIEKVVPEARDATANTFHAFCLDILVAGESDTGIDERYRLLDEKDGGFILCKEAGVPPRLASHYITSIQRAKDMGLTWADYEGYLGQLEASMREICPEEDIESAAGAATVRLRTEQFKDKQAREEKKKITEFLELFEEYKGYLKFLEAWKKYEQIKAQKLLLDYADMIRLTIDYARARGHEVLADKFDYVIVDEFQDTNRQQYELLKILAGDGKGITVVGDVNQSIYGFRGAYPENIDTFKEEYRPATFDLTENYRSTDSILRTAYRLIRNNYQKADDARLLQAFDHREGTRVMLLKTLNQNEQARRIVEEIDRLLAEGVAPEEIAVLFRSYSSLRPIEAALKQRAIPYQVSTTTGFLKRPEIRTALAYLYVLASLEMPRHGADQLWYKLLQYRYGVSIRDVHLLSAAAKRDSIQGVLTGSLPRGLSEEGRVKIRHLVDRIMELRASTNKELPDLLLDIYELSGLSREFTHDNSSESKTSLLNLKALHDIVTGFQDLYGTDLQGFIEYVELLDEIGDDGELPRQEKAGGVVLKTCHGAKGLEYSHVFVVDLAKDKFPLSRGGREPLVPDQLNDRYADVFSLPEAEIEEALKKRKQDFKLKEERRLAYVAFTRAKDRLYLCYPASYGESERPPSMFIAEACYNSGELHPDMELVEDAEEKAAVATRDSDLDRKKNEIKRQILSTIDSEPDLALYNLLLYQHLCGRPIAINCPQAAMAGEEAAVIRAELDAGIPRGMQFDPKEVRLSYSGLKTYEECPKKYELQYLLNIPSRTKDSEGESPLSFGNYIHKTLELAVKQQISTREELDAIAEKTSLLPDFAGVDKDKAKRIFDVFWARNKDTIRRSVGVEQFFNFTMDGFQFTGKIDRVDQLSENGDAEIIDYKTGREPGTEDRERQITMYMLALQRDPALREKRLTPKRATLELLEEEKPRTFELCDDGTMKSVGSNCKAIEIEKVRQWFVQMANNIAYDYEHGFEVIEECGQVGYTGNCPYKMYCPRWG
- a CDS encoding GxxExxY protein, yielding MRYEEPPKYLDEMGKVIVNAAYKVHERWGPGLLEHFYQIALMREISKAGLEVKSEVYLPIILDDLVIENAYRLDLLVENEIIIEIKTVEKLSVVHYKQIRTYMKLFNSRLGYLINFNTELIRKGINREILSKPSEQTTSPGRQEP